The Bacteroides ovatus genomic interval GGACGCGGTCAGGAAACATACGGTGAAGACCCTTATCTGACAGGACAAATGGGAATGGCTGTAGTCCGTGGCTTGCAAGGACCGGAAGATGCCAGGTATGATAAGCTGCACGCATGTGCCAAGCACTTTGCCGTTCATTCAGGTCCGGAGTGGAACCGGCATAGTTTTGATGCGGAGAATATAGATCCCCGGGATTTATGGGAAACCTATCTGCCTGCTTTTAAAGATTTGGTACAGAAAGCGCATGTAAAGGAAGTGATGTGTGCCTACAATCGTTTTGAGGGAGAGCCTTGTTGTGGCAGCAATCGCCTGTTGATGCAAATATTGCGGGATGAATGGGGATACGAAGGCATTGTAGTCTCTGACTGTGGAGCGATTTCTGATTTCTATAGACCGGGAACGCATGGGACTCACCCGGACAAGGAACACGCTTCGGCTGGTGCTGTGCGGGCAGGCACAGACCTTGAATGTGGAAGTGAATATGCTTCACTGGCGGATGCTGTAAAAGCCGGTTTGATTGACGAAAAAGAAATTGATATTTCATTGAAACGTTTGTTGACGGCACGTTTTGAACTGGGAGAAATGGACGAACAATCGGCTTGGTCGGAAATTCCAACCTCTGTGTTGAATAGTAAGGAACATCAGGCATTGGCTTTGCGTATGGCCCGTGAATCATTGGTGCTCTTGCAGAATAAAAACAACATCTTGCCTCTGAATACCCATCTGAAAGTAGCTGTTATGGGACCTAATGCCAATGACTCCGTGATGCAGTGGGGAAATTATAACGGTATTCCGGCACATACGGTTACCTTATTGGAAGCTGTCCGTGCCAAACTACCGGAAGGACAAATCATATACGAACCGGGTTGTGACCGTGTGGATGGAAAGACACTCCAAAGCCTGTTTGATGAATGTAGCATAAATGGTAAACCCGGTTTCTTGGCAGAATATTGGAATAATCGTGATCGTGAAGGGGAAGTGGTTGCTACCGATCAGATTTCCACACCATTCCATTTTGCGACAACAGGGGCTACTACGTTTGCGCCTGGTGTGGAAATTACTAATTTCTCGGCTCGTTATGAATCTGTCTTTCGTCCTTCGCAGTCGGGTGATGTTGCTTTCCGTTTTCAATTGGACGGTGAAGTGACTTTTATTATAAATGGTGAGCAAGTGGCTCGGAAAATATATGTTAAGAATCCGACGAACCTCTATACGTTACAGGCGAAAGCTGGAAAAGAGTATCATATCGAGATTTTATTCAAACAACGGAATGAAAGGGCTACACTTGATTTTGATTTGGGCAAAGAGGTCGGGATCGACTTGAACCTCACAGTGAAGAGAGTAATGGATGCTGATGTGATTCTTTTTGCTGGTGGAATTTCTCCAAGTCTGGAAGGTGAGGAAATGCCGGTAGAAGTTCCCGGATTTAAGGGTGGTGACCGTACGGATATTGAACTTCCGGACGTTCAACGTGATTTGTTGAAAGCTTTGAAGAAGGCTGGTAAAAAGGTTGTCTTTATCAATTATTCCGGTTCAGCTATCGGACTAGTGCCCGAAACGACTACTTGTGAAGCGATTCTGCAGGCATGGTATCCGGGACAGGCGGGTGGTACAGCTATCGTTGATGCTCTTTGGGGAGAGTATAATCCCGGTGGACGCCTGCCGGTCACTTTCTATAAGGATGTGAATCAATTGCCGGACTTTGAAGACTATTCCATGAAGGGGCGTACCTATCGATATATGCAACAGCAACCACTTTTCCCATTCGGTCACGGGTTGAGTTATACTGACTTTACTTATGGAGAAGCTAAATTGAGCAAGAATACAATCGCCAAAGGTGAAAATGTAGTATTGACTATTCCGGTAAGTAATGTCGGACAACGTGATGGAGAAGAGGTGGTTCAGGTTTATTTGAGACGTCCGGGTGATAAGGAAGGTCCCCGTTATACCTTGCGTGCTTTCAAACGCGTTCATATTCCGGCAGGGAAAACTGAATCAGTAGCTATTCCTCTTA includes:
- the xyl3A gene encoding xylan 1,4-beta-xylosidase, whose product is MKRGWIPIMGVCLVLSFSACKQLLPYQDTSLAAEQRTEDLLPRLTLEEKVSLMQNASPAIPRLGIKEYEWWNEALHGVGRAGLATVFPQSIGMGASFNDSLLYEVFNATSDEARVKSRIFGDSGVLKRYQGLTFWTPNVNIFRDPRWGRGQETYGEDPYLTGQMGMAVVRGLQGPEDARYDKLHACAKHFAVHSGPEWNRHSFDAENIDPRDLWETYLPAFKDLVQKAHVKEVMCAYNRFEGEPCCGSNRLLMQILRDEWGYEGIVVSDCGAISDFYRPGTHGTHPDKEHASAGAVRAGTDLECGSEYASLADAVKAGLIDEKEIDISLKRLLTARFELGEMDEQSAWSEIPTSVLNSKEHQALALRMARESLVLLQNKNNILPLNTHLKVAVMGPNANDSVMQWGNYNGIPAHTVTLLEAVRAKLPEGQIIYEPGCDRVDGKTLQSLFDECSINGKPGFLAEYWNNRDREGEVVATDQISTPFHFATTGATTFAPGVEITNFSARYESVFRPSQSGDVAFRFQLDGEVTFIINGEQVARKIYVKNPTNLYTLQAKAGKEYHIEILFKQRNERATLDFDLGKEVGIDLNLTVKRVMDADVILFAGGISPSLEGEEMPVEVPGFKGGDRTDIELPDVQRDLLKALKKAGKKVVFINYSGSAIGLVPETTTCEAILQAWYPGQAGGTAIVDALWGEYNPGGRLPVTFYKDVNQLPDFEDYSMKGRTYRYMQQQPLFPFGHGLSYTDFTYGEAKLSKNTIAKGENVVLTIPVSNVGQRDGEEVVQVYLRRPGDKEGPRYTLRAFKRVHIPAGKTESVAIPLTGENFEWFDVESNTMCPLEGTYELLYGGTSDRNKLKTIVMNVQ